Proteins from a genomic interval of Channa argus isolate prfri chromosome 11, Channa argus male v1.0, whole genome shotgun sequence:
- the abhd17b gene encoding alpha/beta hydrolase domain-containing protein 17B, which produces MNHLSFSELCCLFCCPPCPSKIASKLAFLPPEPTYSLMCDDSGSRWTLHLSERADWQYSAREKDAIECFMTRTSRGNRIACMFIRCSPTARYTLLFSHGNAVDLGQMSSFYIGLGSRINCNVFSYDYSGYGASSGKPSEKNLYADVDAAWQALRSRYGIRPENVIVYGQSIGTVPSVDLASRYESAAVILHSPLTSGMRVAFPDTKKTYCFDAFPNIDKISKVTSPVLVIHGTEDEVIDFSHGLALYERCQRPVEPLWVEGAGHNDVELYGQYLERLKQFVAHELVNL; this is translated from the exons ATGAACCACTTGTCCTTCAGTGAGCTATGTTGCCTGTTCTGCTGTCCACCATGCCCTAGCAAGATTGCCTCCAAACTGGCTTTCCTGCCCCCAGAGCCCACCTACAGCCTCATGTGTGATGACAGTGGCAGCCGATGGACACTACACCTGTCTGAGCGTGCTGACTGGCAGTACTCAGCCCGTGAGAAGGATGCCATTGAGTGTTTCATGACACGCACTTCGAGAGGGAACCGCATTGCTTGCATGTTTATCCGCTGCTCACCGACTGCTCGATACACACTATTGTTCTCCCATGGGAACGCAGTGGACTTGGGCCAGATGAGTAGCTTCTACATTGGTTTAGGTTCACGGATCAACTGCAACGTCTTCTCGTACGACTACTCAGGTTATGGGGCCAGTTCAGGGAAACCCTCAGAGAAGAACCTGTATGCTGATGTAGATGCTGCCTGGCAGGCACTGCGGTCAAG ATATGGCATCCGGCCAGAGAACGTGATTGTATACGGCCAGAGCATTGGCACTGTGCCCTCTGTGGACCTTGCTTCTCGCTATGAGAGTGCTGCAGTCATCCTCCACTCCCCACTCACCTCAGGCATGAGGGTGGCCTTCCCCGACACAAAGAAGACTTACTGCTTTGACGCCTTTCCAAA CATTGACAAGATTTCCAAGGTAACATCGCCGGTACTTGTGATCCATGGTACAGAGGACGAGGTCATCGACTTCTCCCATGGCCTGGCATTGTATGAACGCTGCCAGCGTCCAGTGGAGCCGCTGTGGGTGGAGGGAGCCGGACACAACGATGTAGAGCTTTATGGACAGTACCTAGAGAGGCTCAAACAATTTGTTGCACATGAGCTAGTCAACTTGTAA
- the c11h9orf85 gene encoding uncharacterized protein C9orf85 homolog produces MSSQKGNISRSRGQKHQNTTVFKNDKYGATVQVKKAKSKIHDGLCQHCKGVLEWKVKYNKYKPLTQPRKCVKCSQKTVKDAYHIICKPCSLQLEICCKCGKKEEIAIPVNSHLDKKGQEEDGEQKKTRCRRGSKKTADLDSDDSYDDDDYDERDFGDLEDKDGEDFDSDSELKKTQNNSAAFPDLSQVHVID; encoded by the exons ATGAGTTCTCAGAAAGGTAATATATCCAGGTCTAGAGGCCAAAAGCATCAGAACACAACTGTCTTCAAAAACGATAAATACGGAGCAACTGTACAAGTGAAG AAGGCAAAATCAAAGATCCACGATGGACTGTGTCAACACTGTAAGGGTGTTCTTGAGTGGAAAGTCAAGTATAACAAATACAAGCCACTAACACAGCCTCGAAAATG tgtcAAGTGCTCTCAAAAGACGGTGAAGGATGCATATCATATAATTTGTAAGCCCTGTTCTCTTCAGCTAGAGATCTGCTGCAAATGTGGGAAGAAAGAGGAAATTGCTATTCC AGTAAACTCACATCTGGACAAGAAGGGCCAAGAAGAAGATGgtgaacagaaaaagacaagatGTAGAAGAGGGAGTAAAAAAACAGCTGACTTGGACAGTGATGAcagttatgatgatgatgattatgatgagcGTGACTTTGGTGACCTTGAAGATAAGGATGGTGAAGACTTTGACAGTGACTCAGAACTAAAGAAAACCCAGAACAATTCTGCTGCATTTCCAGATTTGTCCCAAGTTCATGTTATAGACTAA